The following coding sequences lie in one Maribacter forsetii DSM 18668 genomic window:
- a CDS encoding PfkB family carbohydrate kinase, with amino-acid sequence MGKLLIVGTVAFDAIETPFGKTDKILGGAATYIGLAASQFEVDSAIISIVGDDLPQEYLDLLTDRGIDISALEIVKGGKTFFWSGKYHNDLNSRDTLATELNTLEDFNPVVPENYNDADVVMLGNLHPIVQLGVINQMKKRPNLIILDTMNFWMDNALNDLMEVIKHIDVLTINDEEARQLTGEYSLVKAAQKIFTMGPKYVVIKKGEHGALLFNEDQIFFAPALPLEEVFDPTGAGDTFAGGFSGYLAATNDSSFENMKKAIIHGSNLASFSVEKFGTERMIDLDRKEIRERLHQFKKLTQFDIELQ; translated from the coding sequence ATGGGCAAGCTTTTAATAGTAGGTACTGTCGCTTTTGACGCCATTGAAACTCCTTTTGGCAAAACAGATAAAATTTTGGGCGGCGCAGCTACCTATATTGGGTTAGCGGCTTCTCAATTTGAGGTTGATTCAGCCATTATATCTATAGTTGGTGATGATTTACCTCAAGAATATTTAGACCTTTTGACCGATAGAGGTATTGACATTTCTGCATTAGAAATCGTAAAAGGTGGCAAAACGTTCTTCTGGAGCGGTAAATACCATAACGATCTTAATTCTAGAGATACGTTAGCTACTGAACTAAACACTTTAGAAGACTTCAACCCTGTTGTCCCTGAAAATTATAATGATGCTGATGTAGTAATGCTAGGTAATCTTCACCCAATTGTTCAATTAGGTGTCATCAACCAAATGAAAAAACGACCAAATTTAATCATATTGGACACCATGAATTTTTGGATGGACAATGCTTTGAATGATTTAATGGAAGTAATTAAACATATAGATGTATTAACTATTAATGATGAGGAGGCCAGACAATTGACTGGGGAATACTCTTTAGTTAAAGCTGCGCAAAAGATTTTTACCATGGGTCCTAAATATGTGGTGATCAAAAAAGGGGAACACGGTGCTTTATTATTTAATGAAGACCAAATCTTTTTTGCACCGGCATTACCTTTAGAAGAAGTATTTGACCCTACAGGCGCTGGTGATACATTTGCCGGTGGCTTTTCAGGATACCTGGCAGCAACCAATGACAGCTCTTTTGAGAATATGAAGAAAGCTATCATTCACGGTTCTAACTTAGCATCTTTTAGTGTTGAGAAATTTGGAACAGAAAGAATGATCGATTTAGATCGAAAGGAAATTAGAGAAAGACTGCATCAGTTTAAAAAACTGACTCAGTTCGACATAGAATTACAATAA